The following proteins are co-located in the Nitrospirota bacterium genome:
- the ettA gene encoding energy-dependent translational throttle protein EttA, with translation MATNDKQIIFSLIGVGKVYPPKKQVLKDIYLSFYYGAKIGVLGLNGSGKSTLLRIIAGAEQDYLGEITMSKGYTVGLLEQEPQLDKAKTVKEVVEEGRRGVVNLLREYEAISNKLGDCSPDEMEKLLEKQSGLQEKIEAVNGWELENQLEVAMDALRCPPPDAKVGVLSGGERRRVALCRLLIQEPDILLLDEPTNHLDAESVQWLEQHLQQYEGTVIAVTHDRYFLDNVARWILELDRGQGIPFEGNYSSWLEQKQARLEREEKAESKRRKTLERELEWIRMAPKARHAKGKARVTRYEELLNQKQEKQVEDLEIYIPPGPRLGDVVVEAKEIAKAYGDKLLFEKLSFHLPRGGIVGVIGPNGAGKTTLFRMIVGKEKPDSGTIRIGETVKLGYVDQDRTLDGTKSVYEVISDGKDTFPLGKVEVNARAYCGKFNFGGSDQQKKVKDLSGGERNRVHLARMLKEGANLILLDEPTNDLDVNTLRALEEGLEQFGGCCVVSSHDRWFLDRIATHILAFEGDSKVVWFEGNYSEYEADRKKRLGKEADRPHRIRYRKLTRD, from the coding sequence ATGGCTACGAACGACAAGCAGATCATCTTTTCGCTCATCGGCGTCGGCAAGGTCTATCCGCCGAAGAAGCAGGTGCTCAAGGACATCTACCTCTCGTTCTATTACGGGGCCAAGATCGGCGTGCTCGGGCTCAACGGGTCCGGCAAGAGCACGCTGCTCCGGATCATCGCCGGGGCGGAGCAGGATTACCTGGGCGAGATCACGATGTCCAAGGGCTACACGGTCGGGCTGCTGGAACAGGAGCCGCAGCTCGACAAGGCCAAGACCGTCAAGGAAGTGGTCGAGGAGGGGCGGCGGGGCGTCGTCAACCTCCTCCGGGAGTACGAAGCGATCAGCAACAAGTTGGGCGACTGCTCGCCGGACGAGATGGAAAAATTGCTGGAGAAGCAGAGCGGGCTCCAGGAGAAGATCGAGGCGGTCAACGGCTGGGAGTTGGAGAACCAGCTCGAGGTGGCGATGGACGCGCTCCGCTGCCCGCCGCCGGACGCGAAGGTGGGGGTCCTCTCCGGCGGGGAGCGGCGGCGGGTCGCCCTCTGCCGCCTCTTGATCCAGGAGCCGGACATCCTCCTGCTGGACGAGCCGACCAACCACCTGGACGCCGAGTCGGTCCAATGGCTGGAGCAGCACCTCCAGCAGTACGAGGGCACGGTCATCGCCGTGACCCACGACCGCTACTTCCTCGACAACGTGGCTCGCTGGATCCTGGAGCTGGACCGGGGGCAGGGGATTCCCTTCGAGGGCAACTATTCCTCCTGGCTGGAGCAGAAGCAGGCGCGGCTGGAGAGGGAGGAGAAGGCCGAATCCAAGCGGCGGAAGACGCTGGAGCGGGAATTGGAATGGATTCGCATGGCCCCCAAGGCCCGGCACGCCAAGGGCAAGGCCCGCGTCACCCGCTACGAAGAGCTGCTCAACCAGAAACAGGAGAAGCAGGTCGAGGACCTGGAGATCTACATCCCGCCCGGCCCGCGCCTGGGGGACGTGGTGGTCGAGGCCAAGGAGATCGCCAAGGCCTACGGGGACAAGCTGCTCTTCGAAAAGCTGTCCTTCCACCTGCCGCGCGGCGGCATCGTCGGCGTGATCGGGCCGAACGGGGCGGGCAAGACGACGCTGTTCCGGATGATCGTGGGGAAGGAAAAGCCGGATTCGGGCACGATCCGGATCGGCGAGACGGTCAAGCTCGGCTACGTGGACCAGGACCGGACGCTGGACGGAACCAAGAGCGTCTATGAAGTGATCTCCGACGGGAAGGACACGTTTCCGCTCGGCAAGGTGGAGGTCAACGCGCGGGCCTACTGCGGCAAGTTCAACTTCGGCGGCTCCGACCAGCAGAAGAAGGTGAAGGACCTCTCCGGCGGGGAACGGAACCGGGTGCACCTGGCCCGGATGCTCAAGGAGGGAGCGAACCTGATCCTGCTGGACGAGCCGACCAACGACCTGGACGTGAACACGCTCCGGGCCCTGGAGGAGGGCCTGGAGCAGTTCGGCGGCTGCTGCGTGGTGAGCAGCCACGACCGCTGGTTCCTGGACCGGATCGCCACCCACATCCTGGCCTTCGAGGGGGACTCCAAGGTGGTCTGGTTCGAGGGGAACTACAGCGAGTACGAGGCGGACCGGAAGAAGCGGCTGGGCAAGGAGGCCGACCGCCCGCACCGCATCCGCTACCGGAAGCTGACGCGGGATTAG
- the budA gene encoding acetolactate decarboxylase encodes MSGPFEQKLTRRGLLKGLGVGLAALVVAGPCGLLERAAKAQGTGPARTMRNEEDRGMAIDDVFIRAFQAHRQKGDLFHHDSHKAHELFQASTIGALMEGVYDGETTYAELAKHGDFGLGTFNALDGEMIAFGGRFYQIKSDGKAYPVEPSQKTPFAVVMRFDPTVKVIYEELVDWTHFQQAVDKAVPSKNVFYALLATGAFDYVKVRAVPRQTKPYPPLAEVAKRQPVYVHEGLKGTLVGYRFPDYTQGINVPGYHVHFLSEDRTRGGHVLDFRLKDATVEIDVTSDLHMEVPASGAFLDTDLSKDQREAIEKAERDR; translated from the coding sequence ATGAGCGGTCCGTTCGAGCAGAAGCTGACACGCCGTGGTTTGCTGAAAGGACTGGGAGTGGGCCTTGCGGCTCTGGTCGTTGCCGGCCCCTGCGGTTTGCTCGAACGGGCGGCCAAGGCGCAAGGCACCGGCCCGGCCCGGACGATGCGGAACGAGGAGGACCGAGGAATGGCGATTGACGATGTCTTCATCAGGGCCTTCCAGGCCCACCGGCAGAAGGGGGATCTGTTCCACCACGATTCGCACAAGGCCCACGAGCTGTTCCAGGCCTCGACGATCGGCGCCTTGATGGAGGGCGTCTACGACGGAGAGACGACCTACGCGGAGCTGGCCAAGCACGGGGATTTCGGGCTCGGCACCTTCAACGCCCTGGACGGAGAGATGATCGCGTTCGGCGGCCGGTTCTACCAGATCAAGTCCGACGGGAAGGCCTATCCGGTGGAGCCCTCACAGAAAACGCCCTTCGCGGTCGTCATGCGCTTCGACCCGACCGTGAAGGTCATCTACGAGGAGCTGGTGGACTGGACGCACTTCCAGCAGGCGGTGGACAAGGCGGTGCCGAGCAAGAACGTCTTCTACGCCCTTCTGGCCACGGGTGCGTTCGATTACGTCAAGGTCCGGGCCGTGCCCCGGCAGACGAAACCCTATCCACCGCTGGCCGAGGTGGCCAAGCGGCAACCGGTCTACGTCCACGAGGGACTCAAGGGCACGTTGGTGGGCTACCGGTTTCCCGACTATACCCAGGGCATCAACGTGCCGGGCTATCACGTGCACTTCCTGTCCGAAGACCGGACCAGGGGCGGCCACGTGCTGGACTTCCGCCTGAAAGACGCGACGGTGGAGATTGACGTGACCTCGGACCTGCACATGGAAGTGCCGGCCTCCGGGGCGTTCCTCGACACGGATCTGAGCAAGGACCAGCGCGAGGCGATCGAGAAGGCCGAACGGGACCGGTGA
- a CDS encoding methyltransferase domain-containing protein: MSVTISSHDGYYLARGAGDVERLRLLNRAYGPESEALLRRAGLAAGLRVMEVGCGSGNMIRWLAEQAGPSGLLVGLDISVEQIEQARRQVEASGLTNVSFLAADVAAPALAEAGFDLVYCRLVLIHLTKPAEALRAMAALLKPGGRLVCEEIDSSRWRCEPPSRLVARSAELKLALSDRRGQHWRIGSDLAKLVREIGFRQVTASEHMPLVRKGEEKRLLGISFLDLAPELLKEGLTTREEVAEVAAEMERVAADDRVLLGLPAMGQVWAVK; encoded by the coding sequence ATGTCTGTGACAATTTCCAGTCATGACGGATACTACCTCGCGCGAGGAGCCGGGGACGTCGAGCGGCTGCGCCTCCTGAACCGCGCCTACGGTCCCGAGTCGGAAGCGCTGCTGCGGCGGGCCGGGCTCGCGGCGGGGCTCCGCGTCATGGAGGTCGGCTGCGGCAGCGGGAACATGATCCGCTGGTTGGCCGAGCAGGCGGGCCCCTCCGGCCTGCTCGTGGGCCTCGACATCAGCGTCGAGCAGATCGAGCAGGCCCGCCGCCAGGTTGAAGCCAGCGGCCTGACGAACGTCTCCTTCCTGGCCGCCGACGTCGCGGCGCCGGCCCTGGCGGAAGCCGGCTTCGATCTCGTCTATTGCCGTCTGGTCCTCATCCACCTGACGAAGCCGGCCGAGGCCCTGCGGGCCATGGCCGCTCTGCTCAAGCCGGGCGGCCGCCTGGTCTGCGAGGAGATTGATTCGAGCCGCTGGAGGTGCGAGCCTCCTTCCCGCCTCGTGGCCCGCTCCGCCGAGCTGAAGCTCGCCCTCAGCGATCGCCGCGGCCAGCACTGGCGGATCGGCTCGGACCTGGCCAAGCTGGTCCGCGAGATCGGCTTCCGCCAAGTGACGGCGAGCGAGCACATGCCGCTTGTCCGAAAGGGCGAAGAGAAGCGGCTGTTGGGGATCTCGTTCCTCGACCTGGCCCCCGAACTGCTCAAGGAAGGGCTGACGACGCGGGAGGAGGTCGCCGAGGTGGCGGCCGAGATGGAGCGGGTGGCGGCGGACGACAGGGTCCTGCTGGGCCTTCCCGCGATGGGCCAGGTCTGGGCGGTCAAGTAG
- the alsS gene encoding acetolactate synthase AlsS: protein MPEAKLPTTGAELLVRSLEAQGVEYIFGVPGGAVLPIVDVLARHGPKFVLCRDETGASFMAQAWGRITGKPGVVLTTSGPGLINAVCGVATATEDRDPLVVITGQVPRAARCKQSHMNLDSVSLFAPITKWSVEAEEPNSLPEILVNAFRIAARPRPGAVHVSVPVDVAKAAVSAAAIPAPEPVQQGAAPADILSRAAALLNGAKAPVVLLGVSASLPAASAAARRFVRQHPLPVAMTFEAAGALSRDLLDRFVGRVGYVRNQPGDLVLQQADLVLAIGYDTVEYDPAAWNTSPKLSIVHLDELPATVDRAYRPSVEVVGDIARNLDALSPLVRLTAPAERPEVVQARKALRDDEHRGATLAGSPVHPLRFIHDLRQTIGDDVTVTCDVGAHEIWMARHFFCFEPRHLLFSMGHQTMGVALPWAIAAALARPGRKAVSVSGDGSFLMTCMELETAVRLRLPTVHVVWKDGSYNLIKSLQTRDYGRCFGAEFGNPDFVKLGEAFGAAAFRIAEAEEIVPTLKKALAAEGPALIEVAIDYRDNQELVKAIEGSAQH, encoded by the coding sequence ATGCCTGAGGCCAAGCTGCCGACAACCGGAGCGGAATTGCTCGTACGATCCCTGGAGGCCCAGGGGGTGGAATATATCTTCGGCGTGCCGGGCGGCGCGGTCCTGCCGATCGTGGACGTGCTGGCTCGGCACGGCCCCAAGTTCGTGCTCTGCCGGGACGAGACCGGCGCTTCGTTCATGGCCCAGGCCTGGGGCCGGATCACCGGCAAGCCGGGCGTCGTCCTGACCACCTCCGGTCCGGGGCTCATCAACGCGGTCTGCGGCGTGGCGACGGCCACTGAGGACCGGGACCCGCTGGTCGTCATCACCGGCCAGGTCCCGCGCGCCGCTCGGTGCAAGCAGAGCCACATGAACCTGGATTCGGTCAGCCTCTTCGCGCCGATCACCAAGTGGAGCGTCGAGGCGGAGGAGCCGAACAGCCTGCCGGAGATCCTCGTCAACGCCTTCCGCATCGCCGCCCGTCCGAGGCCGGGAGCCGTGCACGTGTCGGTGCCGGTGGACGTGGCCAAGGCGGCCGTCTCCGCCGCGGCGATCCCGGCCCCCGAGCCGGTGCAGCAAGGAGCCGCGCCGGCCGACATCTTGAGCCGGGCCGCCGCCCTGCTGAACGGAGCGAAGGCCCCGGTCGTCCTGCTGGGGGTGAGTGCGAGCCTGCCCGCCGCTTCGGCCGCCGCCCGCCGCTTCGTCCGGCAGCATCCGCTGCCGGTTGCCATGACCTTCGAGGCGGCCGGGGCCCTCTCGCGTGATTTGCTCGACCGGTTCGTGGGCCGGGTCGGCTATGTCCGCAACCAGCCTGGTGACCTCGTGCTCCAGCAGGCCGACCTGGTCCTCGCGATCGGCTACGATACGGTCGAGTATGACCCAGCCGCCTGGAACACCTCGCCCAAGCTTTCAATCGTCCACTTGGATGAGCTGCCGGCGACCGTGGACCGGGCCTACCGGCCTTCCGTCGAGGTCGTCGGCGACATCGCCCGGAACCTGGACGCCCTCTCCCCGCTCGTTCGCCTGACCGCGCCAGCCGAGCGGCCCGAGGTGGTCCAGGCGAGGAAAGCCCTGCGCGACGACGAGCATCGGGGCGCGACCCTGGCCGGCTCGCCGGTGCACCCGCTGCGCTTCATCCACGACCTCCGGCAGACCATCGGGGACGACGTGACCGTCACCTGTGACGTGGGGGCGCACGAGATCTGGATGGCCCGGCATTTCTTCTGCTTCGAGCCGCGGCACCTGCTGTTCAGCATGGGCCACCAGACGATGGGCGTGGCCCTGCCCTGGGCTATCGCCGCGGCCCTGGCCAGGCCGGGCCGCAAGGCCGTCTCGGTCTCGGGCGACGGGTCGTTCCTGATGACCTGCATGGAGCTGGAGACGGCGGTCCGGCTCAGGCTCCCGACCGTGCACGTCGTCTGGAAGGACGGGAGCTACAACCTCATCAAGTCCCTCCAGACGCGGGACTACGGCCGATGTTTCGGGGCGGAGTTCGGCAACCCGGATTTCGTCAAGCTCGGGGAGGCCTTTGGGGCTGCGGCCTTCCGGATCGCGGAGGCGGAGGAGATCGTGCCCACCTTGAAGAAGGCCCTGGCCGCCGAGGGGCCGGCGCTGATCGAGGTGGCGATTGACTATCGGGACAACCAGGAGCTGGTCAAGGCGATCGAGGGCTCGGCCCAACATTGA
- a CDS encoding TolC family protein translates to MTSRLIVWLGPPAALGFVLLGLGTATATGESVSAAYTLNAVLELALERNPAVAGAEGLIRQSRGQLLAAGSYPNPLISGTAGRGAIRDPSTGVSIIERTVTVEQPVEWQGKRRARLQAAEAALAGATAGLEETRLALIADVKAAFYQLLLAQRDADLTAQNLTTVEEVLRTVKARAIAGEATSFETMKATVEVQKAKKEVARAQNALQVARTHLNMQTAGGLGKQFSVQGAFESLRQPLDLEGLVARAIEQHPTLRRFSKLAEQADLHLMFERESRIPTVTVQAQYHREAGDESMTAGLSVPLPLWYRRQGEIETALGAKHRAEAERLRARNELEQAITQHVQEVRTANEQIQVFETGLLKQAERTLEIAKSSFRQGTASLLDLLDSQRVFRQTLLEYAQARAELSIALSRLERAVGGKL, encoded by the coding sequence ATGACTTCCCGACTCATCGTGTGGCTGGGCCCGCCCGCGGCATTGGGCTTCGTGCTCCTGGGCCTGGGCACGGCCACCGCCACCGGCGAATCCGTTTCTGCAGCCTACACGTTAAATGCGGTGCTGGAGCTTGCGCTCGAGAGAAATCCGGCTGTCGCAGGAGCAGAGGGGCTCATACGGCAGAGTCGAGGCCAACTGCTGGCGGCGGGGTCCTATCCCAACCCCTTGATCTCAGGGACGGCTGGCCGAGGCGCAATTCGAGACCCGAGCACGGGGGTTTCGATTATCGAGCGGACCGTGACGGTCGAACAGCCGGTCGAGTGGCAGGGCAAGCGCCGGGCCCGCCTGCAGGCGGCTGAAGCGGCGCTGGCTGGAGCCACCGCCGGGTTGGAAGAAACCCGTCTCGCCCTCATCGCCGACGTCAAGGCCGCGTTTTACCAGCTCCTGCTCGCCCAGCGGGACGCCGATCTGACCGCGCAGAATCTGACGACGGTGGAGGAAGTCTTGCGCACGGTCAAAGCTCGCGCGATCGCGGGCGAGGCCACCTCTTTTGAAACCATGAAGGCGACCGTCGAAGTCCAAAAGGCCAAGAAAGAAGTCGCTCGCGCCCAGAACGCGTTGCAGGTGGCGAGAACGCATCTCAATATGCAGACCGCGGGGGGATTGGGGAAACAGTTCTCCGTCCAAGGCGCCTTCGAATCGCTTCGGCAGCCATTGGATCTTGAGGGTCTGGTCGCCAGGGCCATCGAGCAGCATCCCACCCTTCGGCGATTCTCGAAACTTGCGGAGCAGGCCGACCTCCATCTGATGTTCGAACGTGAGTCGCGCATTCCCACCGTCACCGTGCAAGCGCAGTACCATCGTGAGGCCGGCGATGAGTCGATGACGGCGGGGCTGAGCGTTCCCCTTCCGCTGTGGTACCGACGGCAGGGAGAGATCGAAACCGCCCTCGGTGCCAAGCATCGGGCGGAGGCCGAACGGTTGCGCGCCCGTAACGAGCTGGAACAGGCCATTACGCAACACGTGCAGGAAGTTCGCACGGCCAACGAGCAGATTCAAGTCTTTGAAACCGGGCTCCTGAAGCAAGCGGAGCGGACGTTGGAGATTGCCAAATCCAGCTTCCGGCAGGGGACAGCCAGTCTGTTGGATCTGCTCGATTCGCAGCGAGTCTTCCGACAGACTCTGCTGGAGTATGCCCAGGCGCGCGCCGAGCTTTCCATCGCATTGTCACGGCTCGAACGTGCGGTCGGAGGCAAGCTGTGA
- a CDS encoding NAD-dependent malic enzyme: MIDFTIKRDSGTGEETWEVPLSGHWLLDQPLFNKGTAFTEQERRDLGLLGLLPPHVDTVEEQLARAYDAYRRKDSDLERHIFLRALQDENETLFYRLTLEHIEEMMPIIYTPVVGEACQHFSRIYRHPRGLFIAYPERDAMDQILANVIARRVEVIVVTDGERILGLGDQGAGGMGIPIGKLSLYTLCGGIHPATTLPILLDVGTNNQEALRAPLYLGWRHERVRGNEYDEFIELFVRGVVRRFPNVLLQWEDFAQANAGRLLDRYRDRLCTFNDDIQGTASVTTGTMLAAVKVTSSKLRDQRVVTVGAGSAGCGISEQLCAAMVREGLSEREARSRFWLIDRQGLLREGLTLLPFQEKFVQPRAALAGWKLARPDRVELADVVANVRPTILIGASGVPGVFTEPVVREMARHVGRPIIFPLSNPTERAEAKPADLLAWTDGNALVATGSPFEPVSFRGRTVPIAQCNNSYIFPGLGLGVLAVGAKRVTDGMFMAASLALAECAPALQSREAPLLPPLTEIRSVSRRIALAVAAEAQRAGLAAPTSRDELERLVEGKMWAPRYPRFTRKAG, from the coding sequence ATGATCGACTTCACCATCAAGCGGGACAGCGGAACCGGCGAGGAAACCTGGGAGGTGCCGCTGTCCGGCCACTGGCTCCTCGACCAACCCCTGTTCAACAAGGGCACGGCGTTCACGGAGCAGGAGCGGCGCGACCTGGGCCTGCTGGGGCTCCTGCCGCCCCACGTGGACACGGTCGAAGAGCAGCTCGCGCGCGCCTACGACGCCTACCGCCGCAAGGATTCCGACCTGGAGCGGCACATTTTCCTGCGCGCCCTGCAGGACGAGAACGAGACGCTCTTCTACCGGCTGACGCTGGAGCACATCGAGGAGATGATGCCGATCATCTACACGCCGGTTGTCGGGGAGGCCTGCCAGCACTTCAGCCGCATCTACCGACACCCGCGGGGGCTCTTCATCGCCTATCCCGAGCGCGACGCCATGGATCAGATCCTGGCCAACGTGATCGCCCGGCGGGTGGAGGTGATCGTCGTCACCGACGGCGAGCGCATCCTGGGGCTCGGCGACCAGGGGGCGGGAGGCATGGGCATCCCGATCGGCAAGTTGTCGCTGTACACGCTCTGCGGGGGCATCCACCCGGCCACGACGCTCCCCATCCTCCTGGACGTCGGGACCAACAATCAGGAAGCGCTGCGCGCGCCCCTGTACCTCGGCTGGCGCCACGAGCGGGTGCGCGGGAACGAGTACGACGAGTTCATCGAGCTGTTCGTTCGGGGAGTGGTCCGGCGGTTTCCGAACGTGCTGCTCCAGTGGGAGGACTTCGCCCAGGCCAACGCGGGCCGGCTGCTCGACCGGTACCGGGACCGGCTCTGCACCTTCAACGACGACATCCAGGGGACGGCCTCGGTGACGACCGGCACGATGCTCGCGGCCGTCAAGGTGACCAGCTCGAAGCTCCGGGACCAGCGGGTGGTCACGGTCGGGGCGGGCTCGGCCGGCTGCGGCATCAGCGAGCAGCTCTGCGCGGCGATGGTCCGCGAAGGGCTGTCAGAGCGGGAAGCCCGCTCCCGCTTCTGGCTGATCGACCGGCAGGGCCTGCTCCGCGAGGGCTTGACCCTGCTCCCCTTCCAGGAGAAATTCGTGCAGCCGCGGGCGGCCCTGGCCGGCTGGAAGCTGGCTCGGCCGGACCGGGTCGAACTGGCGGACGTGGTCGCGAACGTGCGCCCCACGATCCTGATCGGGGCCTCCGGCGTGCCCGGCGTCTTCACGGAGCCGGTCGTCCGCGAGATGGCCCGCCACGTCGGCCGGCCGATCATCTTTCCCCTCTCCAACCCGACCGAGCGGGCCGAGGCGAAGCCGGCGGATCTCCTGGCATGGACGGATGGAAACGCGCTCGTCGCGACGGGCAGCCCGTTCGAGCCGGTCTCGTTCCGCGGCAGGACCGTCCCGATCGCCCAGTGCAACAACAGCTACATCTTTCCCGGGTTGGGGCTCGGCGTCCTGGCCGTCGGGGCGAAGCGGGTCACGGACGGGATGTTCATGGCCGCCTCGCTGGCGCTCGCCGAGTGCGCCCCGGCGCTGCAGAGCCGGGAGGCGCCGCTGCTGCCTCCGCTGACCGAGATTCGCTCCGTGTCCCGGCGGATCGCCCTGGCGGTGGCCGCCGAGGCGCAACGGGCCGGCCTCGCCGCGCCCACCTCCCGGGACGAGCTGGAACGGCTCGTGGAGGGGAAGATGTGGGCGCCCCGCTACCCCCGCTTCACGCGGAAGGCCGGCTGA
- a CDS encoding MFS transporter, with protein sequence MSASSLHGSPWRALTHRNFSLFLTGHGLSLCGTWMQSMAQAWLLYRLTGSPFLLGLAEFLSRAPILAFGLVGGLLADRWPRHRIMFVVQGLLLVQAGLLAALTLSGLVTVEWILALALFMGLIGSVEVPVRQAFLTDLVPRPDIASAIGLNSSVFNTARIVGPSLAGLVASSMGEGSCFLINSLSFLIVLGCLAAIRVQPAPQTHQADVWAQLREGLHYAKGTPHVRAALALVLVISVAGMPYATLLPVFARDVLHRGPDGLGLLMAATGIGALGAALRLARRRTVHGLGAAIAAATGLFGLGLLALAASTDLWLSIVALLLIGFGMVSSLAGVNTLLQSLAPEALRGRVVSLYTIGSLGFTVFGSLLAGLGGSYLGAPLTVAAGGLTILIGAGLFWRALPAIRHHVREQGLLPPEPVVPQ encoded by the coding sequence GTGAGCGCGTCGTCCCTGCACGGCTCGCCCTGGCGCGCCCTGACCCACCGCAACTTCTCCCTCTTCCTGACCGGCCACGGGCTCTCGCTCTGCGGCACCTGGATGCAGAGCATGGCGCAGGCCTGGCTGCTTTACCGGTTGACCGGCTCCCCGTTCCTCCTGGGACTGGCGGAGTTCCTCTCCCGCGCCCCGATCCTCGCCTTCGGGCTGGTCGGCGGATTGCTCGCGGACCGCTGGCCCCGCCACCGGATCATGTTCGTGGTCCAGGGGCTCCTGCTGGTCCAGGCCGGGCTGCTCGCGGCCCTCACGCTCAGCGGCCTCGTGACGGTGGAATGGATCCTGGCCCTGGCCCTGTTCATGGGCCTCATCGGCTCCGTCGAGGTGCCGGTGCGTCAGGCCTTCCTGACCGACCTGGTGCCGCGCCCAGACATCGCCTCGGCGATCGGGCTCAACTCCTCGGTCTTCAACACGGCCCGAATCGTCGGCCCGTCGCTGGCCGGGCTGGTGGCCAGCAGCATGGGAGAGGGCTCCTGCTTCCTCATCAATTCCCTGAGCTTCCTCATCGTGCTGGGGTGCCTGGCCGCCATCCGGGTCCAGCCAGCCCCCCAGACCCATCAGGCCGACGTCTGGGCGCAGCTTCGGGAGGGATTGCACTACGCCAAGGGGACGCCCCACGTTCGGGCCGCCCTCGCGTTGGTTCTGGTCATCAGCGTCGCGGGCATGCCCTATGCCACGCTCCTGCCGGTCTTCGCGCGCGATGTGCTGCATCGCGGGCCGGACGGGCTGGGCCTGCTCATGGCGGCGACGGGGATCGGCGCGCTCGGCGCGGCCCTGCGCCTGGCCCGGCGCAGGACGGTCCACGGGCTGGGCGCCGCCATCGCCGCGGCGACCGGGCTCTTCGGGCTCGGCCTGCTCGCTCTGGCGGCCAGCACCGACCTGTGGCTCTCGATCGTCGCACTCCTGTTGATCGGGTTCGGCATGGTGAGCAGCCTCGCCGGCGTCAACACCCTGCTCCAGTCGCTGGCGCCGGAGGCCCTGCGGGGGCGTGTCGTGAGCCTCTATACCATCGGCTCCCTGGGTTTCACGGTCTTCGGGAGCCTGCTGGCGGGACTCGGCGGGAGCTACCTGGGCGCTCCGCTCACCGTCGCGGCGGGCGGGCTGACCATCTTGATCGGAGCGGGCCTCTTCTGGCGAGCCTTGCCGGCGATCCGGCACCACGTGCGGGAGCAGGGGCTCCTGCCTCCGGAGCCGGTCGTGCCCCAATGA
- a CDS encoding NAD(P)/FAD-dependent oxidoreductase: MPVQDRPHVVVVGAGFGGLYAVRALRHAEVRITVVDRHNYHLFQPLLYQVATAGLSPGDIAHPIRSVLRRQKNACVLLAEAVKIDVHARTVSLADGEVGYDYLILAAGVRHSYFGHREWEALAPGLKSVEDALEIRRRILLAFEKAEREPDEAKRQALLTFVIVGAGPTGVELAGAIAEIAHQVMVQDFRAIDPREARIVLIEAGPRVLPSFPEELSREAEAALARLHVDVKKRTPVTEIRPDRVLCGTQAVPAATVLWAAGVTASPLAASLDVPLDRAGRVLVEPDLSIPGHPEVFVIGDLAAFTHQIGEPLPGLAPVAIQQGRHAANTILRLCQGLPSEPFRYRDRGTLATIGRASAVADFGRIRLSGFFAWIVWTFVHIFFLIGFRNRVAVLLEWAWAYLALQRSARLITGESGNRGTISP, translated from the coding sequence ATGCCCGTTCAGGATCGGCCGCACGTGGTGGTTGTCGGGGCGGGCTTCGGGGGCCTCTACGCCGTCCGGGCTCTCAGGCACGCGGAGGTCCGGATCACGGTCGTTGACCGGCACAACTACCATCTGTTCCAGCCGTTGCTCTACCAGGTCGCGACGGCCGGTCTGTCTCCGGGAGACATCGCCCATCCCATCCGCAGCGTGCTGCGCCGCCAGAAGAACGCCTGCGTGCTGCTGGCGGAGGCGGTCAAGATCGACGTCCACGCCCGCACGGTTTCGTTGGCCGACGGCGAAGTCGGTTACGATTACCTGATCCTGGCGGCGGGTGTGCGGCACTCGTACTTCGGGCACCGGGAGTGGGAGGCCCTGGCTCCCGGTCTCAAGAGCGTCGAGGACGCGCTGGAGATCAGGCGCCGCATCCTGCTCGCCTTCGAGAAAGCCGAGCGGGAACCGGACGAGGCCAAGCGCCAGGCGCTGTTGACGTTCGTGATCGTGGGGGCCGGGCCGACCGGGGTCGAGCTGGCCGGCGCCATCGCCGAGATCGCCCACCAGGTGATGGTGCAGGATTTCCGCGCCATCGATCCGCGGGAGGCGCGCATCGTGCTGATCGAAGCGGGCCCGCGCGTGCTGCCCTCCTTTCCGGAGGAGCTTTCGCGTGAGGCCGAGGCCGCCTTGGCACGACTGCACGTGGACGTGAAGAAGCGGACTCCGGTCACCGAGATCAGGCCGGACCGGGTCCTGTGCGGGACCCAGGCTGTCCCCGCCGCCACGGTCTTGTGGGCGGCCGGCGTCACGGCCTCGCCCCTGGCGGCCTCGCTCGATGTTCCGCTCGATCGCGCCGGCCGCGTGCTGGTGGAGCCGGACTTGAGCATCCCTGGCCATCCGGAGGTCTTCGTGATCGGCGACTTGGCCGCATTCACGCACCAGATCGGAGAGCCGCTGCCCGGCCTGGCTCCCGTCGCGATCCAACAGGGCCGGCATGCGGCCAACACCATCCTACGCCTGTGCCAAGGGCTGCCGAGCGAGCCGTTCCGCTACAGGGACCGGGGGACCCTGGCCACGATCGGGCGGGCATCGGCTGTGGCCGATTTCGGCAGGATCAGACTGTCGGGCTTCTTCGCCTGGATCGTCTGGACTTTCGTCCACATCTTCTTTCTGATCGGCTTTCGGAACCGGGTCGCGGTGCTCCTCGAGTGGGCCTGGGCCTACCTGGCCCTCCAACGCTCGGCCCGCCTGATCACCGGGGAAAGCGGGAACCGGGGAACGATCTCCCCATGA